GGCTACACGGTCGATTATTCCGACCCGCTGGCCATGTTCATCCTCTACCGCGCCTACAAGCCGGACGACACCACCGCCGGCTGGATTCACGACGAGTACAACAAGCTGGTCGAAACCCTGCAGGTGACCACCGAGCCCGCGGCCCGCGAGGAGCTCGCGAAGCAGCTCATGGACATCCTGGTCGAGGAGTTCCCGGTGATGCCCGTGTACAGCTACATCGCCTCGCACGTGGCCTCCGACAAGGTCAGCGGCATCGTGCGCGTGAGCGGCGGACACCCGCGCTTCGAGTACGCGGACCTCGCGCTGTAAGGCCGGCGCAAACAAAGGAATGAAAAGCCCCTTCGCCGTCAGCAATGCGGCGAAGGGGCTTCTCTTTGCGGGCCTGTAAGCGCAATTCAGGTTGCGGCCTTTGTCTTTGTATGATAGGATAAGGCCGTAGACAGGAAGGGCTGCAGGGTGGTGCCTCCGCAACGCGTCGTACAGAAGCGGAGGTGATCGCATGACTAGCTATGAGATTCTCATGGTTGTCCTTACGATCATTGGTTTGCTGTTAACAGCTTATCATTTAGGACGTAAGTAAAAGCGAACCGCCGTGTAGTTAGGCCTACAACGGCGGTTTGGGATTTCCCAGACGCTTGTGGTGGTTTTCCACCCTGGAGGATAGCAACCTTCCTGCCTACATTGTACGACACCGCCCCCCTCGCTGTCAAGCGCGGGGGGCTTCTTTTTACAGGCATATCTTTGTTGCGGCCGCGTTCCATCTGTGATAGAATAGGGCCGCAGGCAGGAAGGGCTGCAGGGTGGTGCCTCCGCAACGTGTCGTACAGAAGCGGAGGTGATCGCATGACCAGCTATGAGATTCTCATGGTTGTCCTTACGATCATTGGTTTGCTGTTAACAGCTTATCATTTGGGACGTAAGTAAAAGCGAACCGCCGTGTAGTAGCCCCTACAACGGCGGTTTGGGATTTCCCAGACGCTTGTGGTGGTTTTCCACCCTGGAGGCCAACAACCTTCCTGCCTACATTGTACGACACCGCCCCCCTCGCTGTCAAGCGCGGGGGGCTTCTTTTTACAGGCATATCTTTGTTGCGGCCGCGTTCCATCTGTGATAGAATAGGATCGTAGGCAGGAAGGGCTGCAGGGTGGTGCCTCCGCAACGTGTCGTACAGAAGCGGAGGTGATCGCATGACTAGCTATGAGATTCTCATGGTTGTCCTTACGATCATTGGTTTGCTGTTAACAGCTTATCATTTAGGACGTAAGTAAAAGCGAACCGCCGTGTAGTAACCCCTACAACGGCGGTTTGGGATTTCCCAGACGCTTGTGGTGGTTTTCCACCCTGAAGGGAGCAACCTTCCTGCCTACATTGTACGACATCGCCCCCCTCGCTGTCAAGCACAGTTTTGGGGGGCTTCTTTATTATATTTTTATAAAATGATTCGCTTTATGACCCGCTTTTTGAATCTATTATTCTCCCATCATCTTTGGTAGAATATGCCCGAGGTGAGCGCTTATGTCGGTCTTCGTACCCAGAAAATACGACAAAAAAGCGGTCACCATCCGAATCCGGCAGGACGATCTGGACAGAATCGACAAGCTGTCCAACGAAGCCCGCATGAGCAGGAACTCGTTCATCAACCAGTGCATTCAATTCGCCCTGAAGAACATGAAGGAGGAAGGAGTCGGCTGACCCGCCGGATGCGCGCCCATGGATAAGAGAATCCTCGCCGCCTGCCTTTCCGCCGCCGCAGCGCTCGCGCTCGCCGTCCTCGTGCGCGGGGCGCGGGCGCCCTCTTCCACCGAGGGCGCGCTGCAACCGCTCGCCCGCATAGAAGGCGCGCTGGACGACACCTGGGTGCGGCAGATGGTCACCGTCGTCTCCCCCACCGTCTACGTGGACGCGGCGGGAAACACCCTCGTCTATCACCTGTGCCGCACCGTCTACGACGCGGCGGACCCCGCGGAGATCACCGGGCTCAACCTGTACGCGGTGCAAAGCGTCCTGGACCCGGACACGGCCGACAGCAGCCGCGCGTGCAGCGTAAACGGGCTGGACGCGCGGCTCTACGAAAAGGACGGCCGCCGCTTCCTGTGCTGGACGCTCTCGCCGCAGGAGACCTGCGTGCTGGAGTACAGCCCGGACGCCGTGTCGGAGGCGGACATCCTGCGGATGGCGGAAAGCGTCCCCGTGGACTGACCGCGAGCCCAAAAAGCAGCCCGTCCTCTTCACCAGCCTGAGGACGGGCCGCTCCTTTTTTCACCGCAGGCGCGCGGCGCGGGCCGGACGTCTATTGGATTTTCTGCTGCGCCAGCCATATTTTCATCATCGCCCTTTGCGGCAAGAGCTTGGCGAGCGCATGGGACATCTTGACGGTCAGCCCGTACACCGACTGATCCCTTCCTTTTTCCGCATCGCGCAGCGCCTTAGCCGCCACCTTGTCGGGCGTAACCATGCCGGAGAAATTGTTCGTCCCCTTCGACGCGCCGACAAGTCCCCTTTCAAACAGGCCCGTCTTCATCCATCCGGGGCACACGGCGGTCGCGGAAATGCCGCTGCCGACAAGCTCGACGTTCAGCGCCCGCGTATAATTGCGCACGAAGGCTTTGGTGGAGCTGTAAATGTTCTGATAAGGCAGCGGCTGAAAGGATGCCTGCG
The genomic region above belongs to Beduinella massiliensis and contains:
- a CDS encoding ribbon-helix-helix protein, CopG family; protein product: MSVFVPRKYDKKAVTIRIRQDDLDRIDKLSNEARMSRNSFINQCIQFALKNMKEEGVG